From Coffea arabica cultivar ET-39 chromosome 9c, Coffea Arabica ET-39 HiFi, whole genome shotgun sequence, one genomic window encodes:
- the LOC113708388 gene encoding probable beta-D-xylosidase 5, whose product MTLEEKVQQIGDTAKGVPRIGLPKYEWWSEALHGVSNVGQQGSKASFFDDVVPGATSFPMVILTAASFNETLWKTIGQVVSTEARAMHNVGHAGLSFWSPNINVVRDPRWGRALETPGEDPFVVGRYAANYVRGLQDVEGTENVTDLNSRPLKVAACCKHYAAYDVDNWLGVVRETFDARVREQDMIETFVKPFEMCVKEGDVTSVMCSYNRINGIPACADRRLLKDTIRGEWDLHGYIVSDCDSIEVMRDRHKWLNDDAEDAVSQALKAGLDLDCGSFYSDYGANAVTQGKVREADIDEALRNLYFVLMRLGFFDGSPKFDNLSKDHICSQDHINLAIEAAREGIVLLKNENQTLPLDSQKIKTIAVVGPHANATDAMIGNYAGVPCRFTAPIDGFQQYGKVTYATGCQGVVCKNDTMIYPAVRAALNADATVIVAGLDLSIEAESLDREDLLLPGYQTELINQVATRSRGPVILVIMSAGGVDITFAKNHPNISAILWAGYPGEEGGHGIADVVFGAYNPGGRLPLTWHKNEYVDMLPMTSMPLRPIYSLGYPGRTYKFFNGSTVYPFGYGLSYTTFNYSLAATKRSLDIKLNKYQHCRQINYTDAAFQPSCAGVLIDDLESCDNQNVEFSVEVKNTGERDGSETILIYWSPPSEIRDAQIKELVAFNKVFVQAGHSAKVKFNLNACKSLRYVDYKGYSLLASGRHTIAVGDNILSFPFSINYEVSE is encoded by the exons ATGACCTTGGAAGAAAAAGTGCAACAAATTGGTGACACTGCCAAGGGAGTCCCTAGAATTGGTCTGCCCAAATACGAGTGGTGGTCGGAGGCATTGCATGGTGTGTCCAACGTCGGCCAACAAGGAAGTAAAGCATCATTTTTTGATGATGTTGTTCCCGGTGCTACTAGTTTCCCCATGGTCATCCTCACCGCTGCATCTTTCAATGAGACACTATGGAAAACAATTGGTCAG GTTGTCTCTACTGAAGCTAGAGCGATGCACAACGTCGGCCATGCAGGACTATCGTTTTGGAGTCCAAATATCAATGTTGTGAGGGACCCTCGTTGGGGGAGAGCTTTGGAGACGCCTGGAGAAGATCCATTTGTCGTAGGGAGATATGCTGCTAATTATGTGAGAGGGTTGCAGGATGTTGAGGGAACTGAAAACGTCACAGACTTGAACAGTAGACCCCTAAAAGTTGCAGCCTGTTGCAAGCATTATGCAGCATATGATGTTGATAATTGGCTTGGAGTTGTCCGCGAAACCTTTGATGCTAGG GTGAGAGAGCAAGATATGATAGAGACTTTTGTGAAACCGTTTGAGATGTGTGTTAAGGAGGGTGATGTGACAAGTGTGATGTGCTCTTACAATCGTATCAATGGCATTCCAGCCTGTGCAGACCGAAGACTTCTAAAAGACACCATTCGAGGAGAGTGGGATCTCCATGG GTACATTGTTTCTGATTGTGATTCTATTGAAGTTATGCGTGACcgtcataaatggctgaatgATGATGCAGAAGATGCAGTTTCCCAAGCATTAAAAGCTG GTTTGGATTTAGATTGTGGAAGCTTTTACTCAGACTATGGTGCAAATGCTGTAACCCAAGGGAAAGTGAGGGAGGCAGACATTGACGAAGCCTTAAGAAACCTCTATTTTGTTCTCATGAGACTTGGGTTCTTTGATGGCAGCCCAAAGTTTGACAATCTTAGCAAGGATCATATCTGTTCCCAAGATCATATCAATTTAGCTATTGAAGCTGCAAGAGAAGGCATTGTTCTTCTAAAGAATGAAAATCAAACTTTGCCTCTGGACTcgcaaaaaattaaaactattgcCGTGGTTGGGCCACATGCGAATGCTACTGATGCCATGATTGGCAACTATGCAG GTGTTCCATGTAGATTCACTGCACCAATTGATGGATTCCAGCAATATGGGAAAGTAACATATGCAACAGGGTGTCAAGGTGTTGTTTGCAAAAATGATACCATGATCTACCCAGCCGTGCGTGCAGCACTAAATGCAGATGCCACCGTAATCGTGGCAGGGTTAGATTTATCTATCGAGGCTGAGAGTCTGGATAGGGAAGATCTCCTCTTACCTGGTTACCAAACTGAACTAATAAATCAAGTTGCTACCCGCTCCAGGGGTCCAGTCATTCTTGTAATCATGTCTGCTGGTGGTGTCGACATCACATTTGCCAAGAACCACCCAAATATTAGTGCAATTCTTTGGGCTGGATATCCTGGTGAGGAAGGTGGCCATGGCATTGCAGATGTTGTTTTTGGGGCATATAACCctg GAGGAAGATTACCTCTTACATGGCATAAGAATGAGTATGTTGACATGTTACCCATGACATCTATGCCATTGAGGCCAATTTACAGCTTAGGCTATCCAGGCAGAACGTATAAATTTTTCAACGGTTCTACTGTATATCCATTTGGATATGGTTTAAGTTATACTACATTCAACTACTCATTGGCTGCCACAAAGAGATCACTTGACATCAAGCTGAACAAGTATCAACACTGCCGTCAAATCAATTACACTGATGCTGCTTTCCAGCCTTCTTGTGCGGGTGTGTTAATTGATGATCTTGAGTCATGTGACAATCAAAATGTTGAATTCAGTGTTGAGGTGAAAAACACTGGGGAAAGAGATGGAAGTGAGacaattttgatttattggagTCCTCCATCAGAGATTAGAGATGCCCAAATTAAAGAGTTGGTTGCGTTCAACAAAGTTTTTGTTCAAGCTGGACATAGTGCCAAAGTTAAATTCAACTTGAATGCTTGCAAGAGTTTGCGGTATGTTGACTACAAAGGTTACAGCCTTTTGGCATCTGGCCGACACACTATTGCTGTTGGAGACAACATTTTATCGTTTCCTTTTAGTATAAATTATGAAGTTTCTGAGTAA